The Bradyrhizobium sp. WSM471 genome includes the window TCTCACCGGCGACGCCGTGCTGCACGGCATCTTCCTCAACAGTCACGTGTCCCGCCGCGACCATGTCGCGGTCTACGTCGTCAGGCAGTTCAAGCAGGATCGCCTGCCCGCGCCCAACCGCGAGATCGCCGAGTGCGGGTTCTTCGCGGTCACCGCGCTGCCCGAGGGGACCACGCCCGGCACGCGGTTGCGGATCGCGGAAGTCCTTCACGACAGGCCGCGGATTGCGACGTGGCGATGATGGCTGCCTGTGCTAGTAAATCGCCGCGCTTGCGGTGTCGGCGCATGGACGAGGGATGAAGATTGTCTCAATCGACGAGGTCATGGCCATTTCGGGTCGCCGTGCTGGTGCCCTGCTACAATGAGGAAGCCGCCGTCGCGACGGTCGTCGCCGATTTCCGCAAGGCACTGCCTGCGGCCGAGGTCTACGTGTACGACAACAACTCGACCGACCGCACCGCGGCGGTCGCGCGCGAGGCGGGAGCGATCGTGCGCAGCGAACGGCGCCAGGGCAAAGGTCACGTCGTGCGCCGCATGTTCGCGGACATCGAGGCGGACATCTACGTGCTCGTCGATGGCGATGCGACCTACGACGCGCCGAGCGCATCGCGCATGATCGATCAGCTCATCGATGAGCATCTGGATATGGTTGTCGGTCTGCGTATCGATCAATCGCAAGCCGCCTACCGGCGCGGTCATCGCATCGGCAATCGGCTGTTCACCGGTTTCCTGGCATCAACCTTCGGCCACGCCTTCAAGGATATCCTGTCCGGGTACCGCGTGTTCTCGCGCCGCTTCGTCAAATCCTTTCCGGTCCTGTCCGGCGGCTTCGAGATCGAGACCGAGTTTGCGGTCTATGCGCTGGAATTGGCGCTGCCGGT containing:
- a CDS encoding glycosyltransferase family 2 protein, whose protein sequence is MSQSTRSWPFRVAVLVPCYNEEAAVATVVADFRKALPAAEVYVYDNNSTDRTAAVAREAGAIVRSERRQGKGHVVRRMFADIEADIYVLVDGDATYDAPSASRMIDQLIDEHLDMVVGLRIDQSQAAYRRGHRIGNRLFTGFLASTFGHAFKDILSGYRVFSRRFVKSFPVLSGGFEIETEFAVYALELALPVAEVETPYYARPEGSFSKLNTWQDGLRIFNTMLKLNRSERPLRFFSAIGIVLALLSIAFGLPVVITFLETGLVPRLPTAVLSMGLMIMALLSASSGLVLDTVTRGRREMKMLAYLSQPPLGRT